In Grus americana isolate bGruAme1 chromosome 4, bGruAme1.mat, whole genome shotgun sequence, one genomic interval encodes:
- the BST1 gene encoding ADP-ribosyl cyclase/cyclic ADP-ribose hydrolase 2 isoform X2 — MKSLFLSLLLVSVLFMNSFSEVQGRKWKGEGTTQNLEAIVIGRCYEYITILNPSVGEKNCSEIWEAFKNAFINKDPCSILPKDYELFINLSLHTIPPNKSLFWENNELLVSSFADRGRRYMSVSYTLFGFVGDLLNWCGQANSNGLDYESCPTTEECENNAVESFWRMASATYAQHSSGVIHVLLNGSAVKGAYPDPGFFADYEIPNLQRDKISQIVIWVVDDIEGPDRESCGIHTVKILENRLKTLGYDVTCTDNYKSVMFLLCLDYPDDSKCTLPSSVFSVDGSPLSDGPLTDMGTVWSVVVSLLRACIC; from the exons ATGAAGAgcctttttttgtctctcttacTTGTCTCTGTTCTGTTTATGAACAGCTTCTCAGAAGTGcagggaaggaaatggaaaggtgAAGGTACAACGCAAAACCTGGAAGCTATTGTCATTGGAAGATGCTATGAGTATATTACAATTCTGAATCCTTCTGTTGG TGAGAAGAATTGTTCAGAGATATgggaagcatttaaaaatgcatttattaacAAGGATCCTTGCAGCATTCTACCTAAGGACTATGAATTATTTATCAACCTGTCATTGCACACAATTCCACCCAACAAG TCTCTCTTCTGGGAAAATAATGAGCTGCTAGTGAGTAGTTTTGCTGACAGAGGCCGTCGCTACATGTCTGTGAGTTATACTCTGTTCGGCTTCGTTGGAGATCTTCTAAACTGGTGTGGGCAGGCAAACAGCAATG GACTGGACTATGAATCCTGCCCTACCACGGAGGAATGTGAAAACAACGCGGTGGAATCTTTCTGGAGGATGGCCTCAGCCACT TATGCACAGCACAGTTCTGGGGTGATACATGTCTTGCTGAATGGTTCTGCAGTCAAAGGAGCTTATCCAGACCCAGG ATTTTTTGCAGATTATGAAATACCTAATCTCCAGAGAGACAAAATCTCACAAATTGTCATCTGGGTTGTGGATGATATTGAAGGACCAGATAG AGAGTCCTGTGGAATCCATACTGTAAAGATACTAGAAAACAGGCTGAAAACCCTTGGTTATGATGTCACCTGCACTGACAATTACAA ATCTGTAATGTTCTTACTCTGCCTGGATTATCCTGACGATTCTAAGTGTACCCTTCCATC ctctgttttctctgtggaTGGATCCCCGCTCTCTGATGGTCCATTAACTGACATGGGAACAGTTTGGTCAGTAGTGGTATCGCTATTAAGAGCGTGTATCTGTTAA
- the BST1 gene encoding ADP-ribosyl cyclase/cyclic ADP-ribose hydrolase 2 isoform X3, which produces MKSLFLSLLLVSVLFMNSFSEVQGRKWKGEGTTQNLEAIVIGRCYEYITILNPSVGEKNCSEIWEAFKNAFINKDPCSILPKDYELFINLSLHTIPPNKSLFWENNELLVSSFADRGRRYMSVSYTLFGFVGDLLNWCGQANSNGLDYESCPTTEECENNAVESFWRMASATYAQHSSGVIHVLLNGSAVKGAYPDPGFFADYEIPNLQRDKISQIVIWVVDDIEGPDRESCGIHTVKILENRLKTLGYDVTCTDNYKSVMFLLCLDYPDDSKCTLPSSVFSVDGSPLSDGPLTDMGTV; this is translated from the exons ATGAAGAgcctttttttgtctctcttacTTGTCTCTGTTCTGTTTATGAACAGCTTCTCAGAAGTGcagggaaggaaatggaaaggtgAAGGTACAACGCAAAACCTGGAAGCTATTGTCATTGGAAGATGCTATGAGTATATTACAATTCTGAATCCTTCTGTTGG TGAGAAGAATTGTTCAGAGATATgggaagcatttaaaaatgcatttattaacAAGGATCCTTGCAGCATTCTACCTAAGGACTATGAATTATTTATCAACCTGTCATTGCACACAATTCCACCCAACAAG TCTCTCTTCTGGGAAAATAATGAGCTGCTAGTGAGTAGTTTTGCTGACAGAGGCCGTCGCTACATGTCTGTGAGTTATACTCTGTTCGGCTTCGTTGGAGATCTTCTAAACTGGTGTGGGCAGGCAAACAGCAATG GACTGGACTATGAATCCTGCCCTACCACGGAGGAATGTGAAAACAACGCGGTGGAATCTTTCTGGAGGATGGCCTCAGCCACT TATGCACAGCACAGTTCTGGGGTGATACATGTCTTGCTGAATGGTTCTGCAGTCAAAGGAGCTTATCCAGACCCAGG ATTTTTTGCAGATTATGAAATACCTAATCTCCAGAGAGACAAAATCTCACAAATTGTCATCTGGGTTGTGGATGATATTGAAGGACCAGATAG AGAGTCCTGTGGAATCCATACTGTAAAGATACTAGAAAACAGGCTGAAAACCCTTGGTTATGATGTCACCTGCACTGACAATTACAA ATCTGTAATGTTCTTACTCTGCCTGGATTATCCTGACGATTCTAAGTGTACCCTTCCATC ctctgttttctctgtggaTGGATCCCCGCTCTCTGATGGTCCATTAACTGACATGGGAACAGTTTG a
- the BST1 gene encoding ADP-ribosyl cyclase/cyclic ADP-ribose hydrolase 2 isoform X1 has product MKSLFLSLLLVSVLFMNSFSEVQGRKWKGEGTTQNLEAIVIGRCYEYITILNPSVGEKNCSEIWEAFKNAFINKDPCSILPKDYELFINLSLHTIPPNKSLFWENNELLVSSFADRGRRYMSVSYTLFGFVGDLLNWCGQANSNGLDYESCPTTEECENNAVESFWRMASATYAQHSSGVIHVLLNGSAVKGAYPDPGFFADYEIPNLQRDKISQIVIWVVDDIEGPDRESCGIHTVKILENRLKTLGYDVTCTDNYKSVMFLLCLDYPDDSKCTLPSSAPAAQRGPVSSDRGGSWNKLMFVSFLSFLFRFALVY; this is encoded by the exons ATGAAGAgcctttttttgtctctcttacTTGTCTCTGTTCTGTTTATGAACAGCTTCTCAGAAGTGcagggaaggaaatggaaaggtgAAGGTACAACGCAAAACCTGGAAGCTATTGTCATTGGAAGATGCTATGAGTATATTACAATTCTGAATCCTTCTGTTGG TGAGAAGAATTGTTCAGAGATATgggaagcatttaaaaatgcatttattaacAAGGATCCTTGCAGCATTCTACCTAAGGACTATGAATTATTTATCAACCTGTCATTGCACACAATTCCACCCAACAAG TCTCTCTTCTGGGAAAATAATGAGCTGCTAGTGAGTAGTTTTGCTGACAGAGGCCGTCGCTACATGTCTGTGAGTTATACTCTGTTCGGCTTCGTTGGAGATCTTCTAAACTGGTGTGGGCAGGCAAACAGCAATG GACTGGACTATGAATCCTGCCCTACCACGGAGGAATGTGAAAACAACGCGGTGGAATCTTTCTGGAGGATGGCCTCAGCCACT TATGCACAGCACAGTTCTGGGGTGATACATGTCTTGCTGAATGGTTCTGCAGTCAAAGGAGCTTATCCAGACCCAGG ATTTTTTGCAGATTATGAAATACCTAATCTCCAGAGAGACAAAATCTCACAAATTGTCATCTGGGTTGTGGATGATATTGAAGGACCAGATAG AGAGTCCTGTGGAATCCATACTGTAAAGATACTAGAAAACAGGCTGAAAACCCTTGGTTATGATGTCACCTGCACTGACAATTACAA ATCTGTAATGTTCTTACTCTGCCTGGATTATCCTGACGATTCTAAGTGTACCCTTCCATC atcTGCACCAGCAGCACAAAGAGGACCTGTATCTTCAGACAGAGGAGGCAGCTGGAACAAGctcatgtttgtttcttttctaagcTTTTTGTTCAGATTTGCTTTAGTGTACTAA